One genomic segment of Culturomica massiliensis includes these proteins:
- a CDS encoding LPD28 domain-containing protein, which produces MITKENIGNETFESMTINDTPALFTDMRIDRNAVPEGLYAYDIRESDDGDRLATIEPTVMVNHGGTILTRKEFITEKDGYVQIDEYGFEASMTLEEWLEENN; this is translated from the coding sequence ATGATTACAAAAGAAAACATTGGCAACGAGACCTTTGAGTCTATGACCATCAATGACACGCCTGCATTGTTTACGGATATGCGGATTGACCGGAATGCCGTTCCGGAGGGACTGTACGCATACGATATCCGGGAGTCGGATGACGGGGACCGTCTGGCGACCATCGAACCGACGGTGATGGTAAATCATGGCGGAACCATCCTGACCAGGAAAGAGTTTATCACGGAAAAGGACGGCTATGTACAGATTGACGAATACGGTTTCGAGGCCTCCATGACACTGGAAGAGTGGCTTGAGGAAAACAATTAA